The following is a genomic window from Moorella sp. Hama-1.
TGCCCGCACAACTTCCAGGGGGAAGCGCATCCGGTTTTCCAGCGAGCCGCCATATTCATCTGCCCGTTTATTGGAAAATGGAGAAAGGAATTCATCCAGGAGGTAACCATGGGCGCCGTGGATTTCTATGGCATCAAAGCCGGCCGTTTTGGCCCGCCGGGCAGGTACTCACCCAAAGGGTAGGCGCTGGTACCGATCAGCATAAGGCGCCGGTAATGGCCCATGATGCTCTTCATGACGCGGCGGGCCCTTTCCTCGCCGTAGCGCTCGACGCAACGCTCGTATTCCCTCACAATATTGTTTTCGTAAACCATCCAGCCCCGGGTAAGGAAATACGTGCCTACCTTGCGTGTTAACAGCACCCGTCGCGCCACCGAACCCAAAAGCAAAGAGATACAGTCGTCCACCCGGGGGACGATGAGCCTCGCGTTAGGAGAAGCAAGACCCAAGAGGGAATTGCCGCAGGATCCGAAAGCCAGGATGATGTTTTCAACATTGGCGATCCGGCCAACCTGCTCTTGGAGCTTCTTTTTAAGCATTTCCGGATAGTTATGGAGGCCAGACTCAATCCAGATGACCGGATATTTGATTCCCGTCTCGGCCAGGACCTTGTTGACCTCATCGCTTATGGTCTGACATGCCACGATTACGGCGCTCATTCATTATCAGCCTCGCTTCGAACATCATGATCCACCAACTATCATACCCTGGCTTTTCGGCTACGGCAATACTGGAGGTACCTGCGGCAATACGGATCCTCGCCCAACAGGAGTTCCGTCGCCTGAATAGTTACCATGAGCTCATCATCCAGAGGATCGACTATCGCAGCGTCCATACCGGCTTCCCGCGCGAGAACTAGGAAGGTACGGTTGAGGGTACGGCGCAGGGGTAGGCCAAATGACACGTTGCTTAATCCCGAAATCACGTGTACTTCCGGGAAGCGCCCCTTGATCTCTCGTACGGCCTCGACAAACATCTTGCCGGATGTGCT
Proteins encoded in this region:
- a CDS encoding DUF1638 domain-containing protein, with protein sequence MSAVIVACQTISDEVNKVLAETGIKYPVIWIESGLHNYPEMLKKKLQEQVGRIANVENIILAFGSCGNSLLGLASPNARLIVPRVDDCISLLLGSVARRVLLTRKVGTYFLTRGWMVYENNIVREYERCVERYGEERARRVMKSIMGHYRRLMLIGTSAYPLGEYLPGGPKRPALMP